GCTGTGACGGCGCGTGGGCGGACGACTTCCACCACTCCCTGCGCACGCTCCTCACCGGCGAGCGCGAGGGCTATTACGCGGAGTTCGGCCGCGTCGGGCAGCTGGCCAAGGCGTTCCACCGGCCACACGTGCACGACGGGGACTACTCCGAGTTCCGGCACCGGCGCTTCGGCGCGCCGGCCGACGACGTGCCGCCCAAGCGCTTCGTGGTGTTCTGCCAGAACCACGACCAGGTGGGCAACCGCGCCTTCGGCGACCGGCTGCCGCCCGAGGCCCGCCCGCTGGCGGCCTTCTGCACGCTGCTCGCGCCCTTTGTGCCGATGCTGTTCATGGGCGAGGAGTACGGCGAGGACGCGCCGTTCCAGTTCTTCTCCGACCACATCGACAAGAAGATCGCCGAGGCCACGCGCGACGGGCGGCGGCGGGAGTTCGCGGCGTTCACCGAGTTCCAGGAGGAGGAGATCCCGGACCCGCAGTCGCCGGACACGTTTGAGCGCTCGAAGCTCACGCGCGAGGAGGATCCGGAGCTGGCGCGCCTCTATCGCGAGCTGCTGGCGGCCCGGCGGCGGCTGCCCGCGGGCGACGCGGACGAGATCGCCTTCGAGGAGGACGCACGCTGGCTGCGGGTGCGGCGCGGAGAGTTCGAGCTCGTATGCAACTTCGCCGGCGCCCCGGCGGGCGTGCCCTGTGGTGGCACGGACGTCGAGCTCGCCACGCACGGCGACACGCGGGTGAGCGACGGGCATGTGGAGCTGCCGGCGTTCGCGGGGGCTCTGGTGGCGTGACGCACGTCTGGCCGGGGAGGCCCTTCCCGCTCGGCGCGGAGTGGGATGGGAACGGCACCAACTTCTCGCTCTTCTCCGAGGACGCCGAAGGCGTCGAGCTCTGCCTGTTCGACGAGAACGGCGAGGAGACGCGCATCGAGATGACCGAGCGCACCGCGCTCAACTGGCACTGCTACCTGCCTGGGGTGGGGCCGGGGCAGCGCTACGGCTACCGGGTGCACGGCCCGTACAACCCGCACGAGGGCTTGCGCTTCAACAGCTGCAAGCTGCTGATCGATCCGTACGCCAAGGCGATCGAGGGCACCGTCCGGTTTGGGGGCGAAGAGGGCACGGTGCTGCCGTACGTGGCCACAGGGGACGAGGATGCCGACCTCGAGCCGGACGACGAGGACAGCGCGCCGTCGATGCCCAAGTGCGTGGTGATCGACCCGCAGTTCTGGTGGGAGGACGACGCTCCGCCACGCGTGCCGTTCGCCGAGTCCGTGATCTACGAGACGCACGTGAAGGGCTTCACGATGCGCCACCCGGAGATCCGCGAGGACCTGCGCGGCACCTACGCGGGGCTCGCGTCGGAGGAGGCGATCGCCTACCTCCAGGCGCTCGGGGTGACGGCCGTCGAGCTGCTGCCCGTCCACCACATCTCGGACGAGTCGTTCCTCATCGAGCGCGGGCTCCGCAACTACTGGGGCTACAGCACGATCGGCTACTTCGCCCCGCACTCCGAGTACGCCGCCACCGGCCGTTGCGGCGAGCAGGTGCGCGAGTTCAAGGGCATGGTCAAGGCGCTCCACCGCGCGGGCATCGAGGTGATCCTCGACGTGGTTTACAACCACACGGCCGAGGGCAACCACCTCGGCCCGATGCTCTCGTTCAAGGGCATCGACAACCGCGCCTACTACCGCCTGATGCCCGACGACCCGCGCTTCTACATGGACTTCACCGGCACGGGCAACTCGCTCAACCCGGTGCAGCCGAGCGTGCTGCGGCTGATCATGGACTCGCTCCGCTACTGGGTCACCGAGTGCCATGTGGACGGCTTCCGCTTCGACCTCGCGTCGGCGCTCGCGCGCGAGTTCTACGACGTGGATCGCCTGTCCGCCTTCTTCGACACGATCCACCAGGACCCGGTGCTCTCGCAGGTCAAGCTGATCGCCGAGCCGTGGGACGTTGGGCCGGGCGGCTACCAGGTGGGCAACTTCCCGGTGCTGTGGTCCGAGTGGAACGGCATCTATAGGGACACGATGCGCGACTTCTGGCGCGGCGATGCGACGCTCGGCGAGTTCGCGTCGCGGTTGAGCGGGTCGTCGGACCTCTATGGCGACGACGGCCGCCACCCGGTCGCCTCGATCAACTTCATCACCGCGCACGACGGGTTCACGCTCGCCGACCTCGTGTCCTACAACGACAAGCACAACGAGGCCAACCAGGAGGGTGGGGCGGACGGCACGGACGACAACCGCTCGTGGAACTGCGGCGCCGAGGGGCCGACGGACGATCCGGAGATCCTCGCCCTGCGGCGGCGCCAGCAGCGCAACTTCCTCACCACGCTGTTCGTGTCGCAGGGCGCGCCGATGCTGCTCGGCGGCGACGAGCGCGGGCGCACGCAGGATGGCAACAACAACGCGTGGTGCCAGGACAACGAGATCTCCTGGTACGCCTGGGAGGGCGGCGAGGACCCTCGCGAGCTGTACGAGTTCACGCAGCGGCTGATCAGGCTGCGGCGCCAGCATCCCGTGTTCAGGCGCGACCGCTTCCTGGCCGGCGCTGAGATCAAGGGCTCGGGGCTTCCGGACATCCGCTGGCTGCGCGCTGACGGGCGGCGCATGACCCAGCGCGACTGGCAGTCCGACGAGCGCGTGGTGGGCGTGTTCCTGAACGGGCGCGAGATCGTGGAGCGCGGGCCGGGCGGCGAGGAGATCGAGGACGACTCGTTCCTGCTGCTGTTCAACGCCGGTGCCGAGGACCGCGTGTTCACCCTGCCGCCGCGGCGCTTCGGGGCCTGGTGGCTGCTCGAGCTGTCCACGGCCGACCCGGGGGCTGAGGCCGGCAGCTCGCGTCACGCCGCACGTAGCGAGGTGTCGCTCATGGCGCGCTCGGTGCTCGTGCTCAAGCGGGCCACTTGAGCGAGCTGCGCGCCACCTACCGGCTTCAGCTGAGCGGCGACTTCGGCTTCGCGGCCGCCCGTTCGCTCGTGCCGTACCTGGCATCGCTCGGCGTCTCGCACATCTACCTGCCGCCGTCGTTCGAGGCGCGGCCGGGCTCCACTCACGGCTACGACGTGGTCGACCCGGGGCGGATCTCGTCCGCGCTCGGCGGCGAGGAGGAGTTCCGCGCCCTCGCGGATGAGGCGCGCGCGGCGGGGCTCGGCATCGTGCTCGATCTCGTGCCCAACCACATGGCGGCGGACGAGGCCAACCGCTACTGGGCCGACGATTCGCTGCGCTCGAAGTTCTTCGACATCGATCCGGCCACCGGGCGGCACCGCCGCTTCTTCGACATCGACCATCTCGCCGGGGTGCGGCAGGAGGACCCGGAGGTGTTCGAGGAAACGCACCGGCTGGCGCTTTCGCTCGTGCGCGAGGGCGTGGTGGACGGGCTGCGGGTGGACCATCCGGATGGGCTGGCCAACCCGGCCGAGTATCTCTCGCGGCTCGACGCTCGGCGGGTGTGGGTGGAGAAGATCCTCGACCCGGGCGAGCGCCTGCGCGACTGGCCGGTGTCCGGCACCGTGGGATACGAGTTCCTGAACGACGTGGCGGCGTTGTTCGTGGATCCGGCCGGCGAGGCTCCGCTCACCTCGCTGTGGCACGAGGTGGCGGGCGACACGAGGCCGTTCGGCGCGTGGGCGTACGAGGCCAAGCTGGAGCAGGCATCCAGCGTGTTCGCGCTGGACGTGGAGCGCCTCGGGCGCGAGCTCGGCGATGGCGCGGACGTTGAAGCGCTCACCCGTGCGGTCTCCTCCCTGCCGGTGTACCGCACGTACGTGGATCCTTCGTCCGGCGCGGTGGACGAGCAGGACAGGGAGGCGATACGGGCGGCGCGGATGGAGCCATGGATCGAGCGCCTGCTGCTCCTCGAGGACCCCGGCCCCGCCGGCTTCGTCACCCGCTTCCAGCAGACCACGCCCGCGGTGATGGCCAAGGGCGTGGAGGACACGGCGTTCTACCGCTACGCGCGGCTGTTGACGCTCAACGAGGTGGGCGGCGACCCGTCGCGCTTCGGGGTGTCGGCGGAGCGCTTCCACCAGGGCAACCTCGAGCGCGCGGAGCGCTTCCCGCTCAACCTGCTCACCACTCAGACGCACGACGCCAAGCGCTCGGGCGACGTTCGCGCGCGGATCGGCGTGCTGGCGTCGATGCCGGACGAGTGGCGCGAGCATGTGGAGCGCTGGCTCGCGCTCGGCGGCGTGCCGGATCCGGTGGAGGCGTACGTGGTGTTCCAGACGCTGGTGGGCGCCTGGCCGATCGAGGTGGAGCGCGTGGAGGCGTACATGGAGAAGGCGCTGCGCGAGGCCAAGCGCACCTCCAGCTGGATCGAGCCGAACGTCGAGCACGAGGAGGCCGTGAAGGCGTTCGTGCGCGGCCTCTACTCGGACAGGCGCTTCCTCGACGACTTCGAGCCGTTCGTAGAGCGCGTGGCCGCCGCCGGCGAGCGCGCGGCGCTAGGCCAGCTCGCTCTCAAGCTCACGGCGCCCGGCGTGCCCGACATCTACCAGGGCGACGAGCTGGCGTACCGCGCTCTGGTGGACCCGGACAACCGGCGGCCGGTGGACTTCGAGCGCCGCCGTTCGCTGCTCGCCTCGATCAACCACGATCGGACCCCACGCAAGCTGTGGCTCACCTGGCGGTTGCTGCAGCTCAGAGGGGAGAATCCCGAGCCGTTCGCGGGTTCGTATGAGCCGTATGACGCGGGCGAGAACGTGTGCGCGTACGTCCGCGGCGGCGAGGTGCTCGTGGCGGTGTCGGTGCGCGAAGGCGCCGTGCTGCCGAAGGCCGTTGGCGCGTGGCGCGATCTGGTCCGGCTGGACGAGTACGGCGTCGCCGTGCTGGTTCGCTGAGCGGCGCCGCTCTGTAGGCTGCCGGGCGGGTGAGCCTCCGGATCCTCCTCATTTCGTGGGAGTACCCGCCGATCGTGGAGGGCGGCTTGGCGCGTCACGTGCGCAAGCTGTCCGAGCAACTCGTGAGCGGCGGGGTGGAGGTGCACGTGCTCACGCGCGGCGGTGGGAGGCTGCCCGCCGAGGAGGATCGCCACGGCGTGATCGTGCACCGGGTGCGTGAACCGTCTTACCCCAAGGACGTGAACGAGTTCGTCCGCTGGGTGGACGACATGAACCGCGACATGCGCGCCCTCGGCGCCGAGCTGTGCGAGCGGTTCGACTTCGACCTCGTGCACTCGCATGACTGGCTCGTGGCGGGCGCCGCCGAGCCGCTTGCGCGCGAACTGGGCTGCCCCTGGCTCGTCACGGTGCACGCCACGGAGTACGGCCGGCACCAGGGCTGGGTGAACAAGCACCCGCAGTCGCACATCCACGCGGTGGAGCGGCACATGGTGCGCGCGGCCGACCGCGTGATCACCTGCTCGCACTACATGCGCGGTCACGTGGCCAGCATCTTCGGGGTGCGACCGTCAAAGATCTCCGTGGTGCCAAACGGCATCGACCCGCACGACCTCGAGTACGTGGAGGCCGACCTGCCCGCGTTGCGGGCGAAGTACGCGAAGCCCGACGAGCGGCTCGTGCTTCTGGTGGGGCGCCTCGTGTACGAGAAGGGCTTCCACGTCGCGCTCGACGCGCTCGCGAAGGTGATCCGGCGCTTCGGCGACGTTCGCTTCGTGGTCGCCGGCACGGGCACCGCGGAGGCGGAGCTGAAGAGCCAGGCGCGCCGCCTGCGGCTGATGAAGCACGGCACCTTCCTCGGCTGGGTGGGCGACGACATGCTGCACTCGCTCTACCGCGTGGCCGACCTCTGCATCGTGCCCTCGATCTACGAGCCGTTCGGCCTCGTGGCCCTCGAGGCGATGGCCTCGGGCTGCCTCTGCATCGTGGCCGACACCGGCGGGCTGCGCGAGGTGGTTCCCGGCGATGGCCGCGTGGGCCGCCGCTTCCGCTCGCGCGACGCCGCGTCGCTCGGCTCGATCCTCGAGGACGTGCTCAGCGAGGACGCTGCCCGCGAGCGCCTGGTGGCAGAAGCCCGCGAGCACATCCTCCAGTTCGACTGGGCCGCGGTGGCCCGCGAGACGCGCAGCATCTACGCCGAGCTGGCCGAGAGCTCGCTGGCGCCCAGTCACTAGCTCACGCGTGGCCGAAGCGCACCTTCGGCAGCAGCCGCCCGAGCGGCCGCGGCATGAACCACGCCCACCTGCCGAGCAGCCGCAGCAGCACGGGCAGAAGCAGCAGCCGTACGAGTCCCGCGTCGAGCAGCACGGCCACGCCGAGGATCACTCCCATCTCCTTCGGCGGTAGCGGACCGCTCAGCGCGAACGTGAAGAACACCGCCACCATCACGGCGCCCGCCGCGAAGATCACGCGTCCGGACTGGGCCATGCCGCCCACCATCGCCTCCCTGGCGTTGCCGCCCGAATGCTCCCAGCGCTCCTTGGCCGAGGCGAGCAGGAACACGGTGTAGTCCATGGAGATCGCGAAGATCATCGCGAAGAAGAACACCGGCGCCCACGCGTCCAGGAAGCCCTGTGACTCGAAGCCGAGCAGCGCGTGGCCGACACCGTCCTGGAAGATCCACTTCGCGATCCCAAAGGCCGCCGCGGTGGCCAGCAGGTTGGTCAGGACGCCAAGCGCGGCGATAACCGGCGCCTGGAGCGCGAGCATCAGCAGCAGGAAGCTGAGGCCGAGCACCACCCCGATCACGAGCGGCGTCTTGCCCGACAGTGCCGCCTTGAGGTCGTGGGCCTCCGCCGCGGAGCCACCCACGACGGCGAGCGGCGGGAGCACGGCGCGGAGGCGGTCGATGGTTCGGCCGGTCGCCGCGGCGGACGGGTCGGTGGTGGGAATCGCCCGTATGAGCGCGAGGCCGTCGCCGCCCGGCTGAGCCGGCATCACCCGCGCGATGCCCGGGTCCCGCCGCGCGCTGTCCGCGGCCCGCGCGGCTTCGGCTCGCGGAGCGACGATCTCGAGCGGACCGGTGGAACCCGGGCCGAGCGCCTTCTGGATGGCCTGATAGCCCGCACGCGAGTTGTCGCCCGAGGGCACGACCTTGATCGACGGCATCCCCGTCTTGAGGGAGAGCACCGGCAGCGCGAGCGCCACGAGCAGCGCGACCGCGGCGCCGCCGTAGGGGATCGGCCGGCGCCAGAGACGCTCGGCCCAGGCCGCGGACCGTGGCGAGCGGTGCTCGCCGGAGCGGCCCGGCCGGAGAGCGAACCTGTCGAGCCGCGGGCCCAGCTTCGCCAGCACAGCCGGCAGGAGCGTGAGCGAAGCGGCCAGCACGAAGACGACGGCGAGGATGATTCCCAGGCTGGTGGATCGGAACGCCGGACTGGGCACGAGCATCACCGCGCTCAGCGAGATCAGCACGGTCACGCCCGAGAAGAGCACGGCCTTGCCCGCGGTGTCCATCGTCACGGCGGCCGCCTCCGCGGGAGACAGCCTCGAGCCGAAGAACGCGCCGCGGAAGCGGTAGACGATGAAGAGCGCGTAGTCGATTCCCAGCGCCAGCGCGAACATCAGCGCGAAGTTCATGGCCCAGATCGAGATGCCGGCGATGTGGGTGCCGATCCAGAGCGACCCCGCGGCGGCCACCAGTCCGGCGATCGTCAGCATCAGGGGCAGCCCGGCGGCCACAAGCGATCCGAACGCGAGTACGAGGATCGCGAGCGTGACCGGCCAGGAGAGCAGCTCGGACTTCAGCATCGCGGACTTGTTCGCATCGTTGAAGTCGGACCACATGCCGGCCACGCCGGTGAGGTTCACACTCACCCCGTCGGCGCTGAGCTTCGCGAGCGGCCCCTTCAACTCGCCGGCCGCGCGCACCATCTCGTCCGGCCCGCGTGCCGCACCCGCCTGGATCACGGCGGTGTGGCGGTAGAGAGCCGGCGGCATCACGCTCGTCACCGCCGGGGCGCTGCTCAGCCTGGCCTCCACCGCCCGGAGCACGTGCTGGAAAGCGGGGTCGGACACCGTCCTGTCCCGCGCGTGGACCACCACCAGGGGGCCGTAGGTTCCAAGCCCGCCGAAGTTCCTGTCCATGAGCTGGCGTGCCTGAACCGACTCGGAGCCTGTGGCCTCCCAGCCCGCGCCGGATAGCGCCTTCTCCGCACGCGGGGCGAAGACCCCCAGTGCCACCGCCACCACGATCCAGGCCGCCACGACGGCACGGAAGTGCGTTGCGGTCCAGCGGCCCAGCCTCCCGATCGGTCCTACCGGGCGGGTGTTCGAGTGCGTGGTGGCCATGGCGGTAACTCCTAGCTAGTTAGCACGATCGGTCGTTCTTGGCCGCGAG
The DNA window shown above is from Thermoleophilaceae bacterium and carries:
- the glgX gene encoding glycogen debranching protein GlgX, whose translation is MTHVWPGRPFPLGAEWDGNGTNFSLFSEDAEGVELCLFDENGEETRIEMTERTALNWHCYLPGVGPGQRYGYRVHGPYNPHEGLRFNSCKLLIDPYAKAIEGTVRFGGEEGTVLPYVATGDEDADLEPDDEDSAPSMPKCVVIDPQFWWEDDAPPRVPFAESVIYETHVKGFTMRHPEIREDLRGTYAGLASEEAIAYLQALGVTAVELLPVHHISDESFLIERGLRNYWGYSTIGYFAPHSEYAATGRCGEQVREFKGMVKALHRAGIEVILDVVYNHTAEGNHLGPMLSFKGIDNRAYYRLMPDDPRFYMDFTGTGNSLNPVQPSVLRLIMDSLRYWVTECHVDGFRFDLASALAREFYDVDRLSAFFDTIHQDPVLSQVKLIAEPWDVGPGGYQVGNFPVLWSEWNGIYRDTMRDFWRGDATLGEFASRLSGSSDLYGDDGRHPVASINFITAHDGFTLADLVSYNDKHNEANQEGGADGTDDNRSWNCGAEGPTDDPEILALRRRQQRNFLTTLFVSQGAPMLLGGDERGRTQDGNNNAWCQDNEISWYAWEGGEDPRELYEFTQRLIRLRRQHPVFRRDRFLAGAEIKGSGLPDIRWLRADGRRMTQRDWQSDERVVGVFLNGREIVERGPGGEEIEDDSFLLLFNAGAEDRVFTLPPRRFGAWWLLELSTADPGAEAGSSRHAARSEVSLMARSVLVLKRAT
- the treY gene encoding malto-oligosyltrehalose synthase — translated: MSELRATYRLQLSGDFGFAAARSLVPYLASLGVSHIYLPPSFEARPGSTHGYDVVDPGRISSALGGEEEFRALADEARAAGLGIVLDLVPNHMAADEANRYWADDSLRSKFFDIDPATGRHRRFFDIDHLAGVRQEDPEVFEETHRLALSLVREGVVDGLRVDHPDGLANPAEYLSRLDARRVWVEKILDPGERLRDWPVSGTVGYEFLNDVAALFVDPAGEAPLTSLWHEVAGDTRPFGAWAYEAKLEQASSVFALDVERLGRELGDGADVEALTRAVSSLPVYRTYVDPSSGAVDEQDREAIRAARMEPWIERLLLLEDPGPAGFVTRFQQTTPAVMAKGVEDTAFYRYARLLTLNEVGGDPSRFGVSAERFHQGNLERAERFPLNLLTTQTHDAKRSGDVRARIGVLASMPDEWREHVERWLALGGVPDPVEAYVVFQTLVGAWPIEVERVEAYMEKALREAKRTSSWIEPNVEHEEAVKAFVRGLYSDRRFLDDFEPFVERVAAAGERAALGQLALKLTAPGVPDIYQGDELAYRALVDPDNRRPVDFERRRSLLASINHDRTPRKLWLTWRLLQLRGENPEPFAGSYEPYDAGENVCAYVRGGEVLVAVSVREGAVLPKAVGAWRDLVRLDEYGVAVLVR
- a CDS encoding glycosyltransferase family 4 protein, producing MSLRILLISWEYPPIVEGGLARHVRKLSEQLVSGGVEVHVLTRGGGRLPAEEDRHGVIVHRVREPSYPKDVNEFVRWVDDMNRDMRALGAELCERFDFDLVHSHDWLVAGAAEPLARELGCPWLVTVHATEYGRHQGWVNKHPQSHIHAVERHMVRAADRVITCSHYMRGHVASIFGVRPSKISVVPNGIDPHDLEYVEADLPALRAKYAKPDERLVLLVGRLVYEKGFHVALDALAKVIRRFGDVRFVVAGTGTAEAELKSQARRLRLMKHGTFLGWVGDDMLHSLYRVADLCIVPSIYEPFGLVALEAMASGCLCIVADTGGLREVVPGDGRVGRRFRSRDAASLGSILEDVLSEDAARERLVAEAREHILQFDWAAVARETRSIYAELAESSLAPSH
- a CDS encoding MMPL family transporter is translated as MATTHSNTRPVGPIGRLGRWTATHFRAVVAAWIVVAVALGVFAPRAEKALSGAGWEATGSESVQARQLMDRNFGGLGTYGPLVVVHARDRTVSDPAFQHVLRAVEARLSSAPAVTSVMPPALYRHTAVIQAGAARGPDEMVRAAGELKGPLAKLSADGVSVNLTGVAGMWSDFNDANKSAMLKSELLSWPVTLAILVLAFGSLVAAGLPLMLTIAGLVAAAGSLWIGTHIAGISIWAMNFALMFALALGIDYALFIVYRFRGAFFGSRLSPAEAAAVTMDTAGKAVLFSGVTVLISLSAVMLVPSPAFRSTSLGIILAVVFVLAASLTLLPAVLAKLGPRLDRFALRPGRSGEHRSPRSAAWAERLWRRPIPYGGAAVALLVALALPVLSLKTGMPSIKVVPSGDNSRAGYQAIQKALGPGSTGPLEIVAPRAEAARAADSARRDPGIARVMPAQPGGDGLALIRAIPTTDPSAAATGRTIDRLRAVLPPLAVVGGSAAEAHDLKAALSGKTPLVIGVVLGLSFLLLMLALQAPVIAALGVLTNLLATAAAFGIAKWIFQDGVGHALLGFESQGFLDAWAPVFFFAMIFAISMDYTVFLLASAKERWEHSGGNAREAMVGGMAQSGRVIFAAGAVMVAVFFTFALSGPLPPKEMGVILGVAVLLDAGLVRLLLLPVLLRLLGRWAWFMPRPLGRLLPKVRFGHA